TTGCTCCTCACCCGCCGCGTGGAGTCCGGCTACCGCCTCGGCCGCTGGTTCGGCCCGTCCTGGTCCTCCACCCTGGACCAGCGCCTCGAGATCGACGCGGAGGGCGTCGTCTACGTCACGGAGGACGGCCTCCTTCTGTCGTACCCGCACCCGGCACCCGGCGTGCCCACCGTGGCGAGCCACGGCCCGCGCCTGCCCCTGGACCGGGTTGACGGCGGCTACACGATCACCGACCCGCACACCGGGCAGGTGCGGCACTTCGCCGACCGAAGCGACAGCCTGGCCGTCCTGGAACAGATAGACGACCGCAACGGCAACTGGATCTCGTTCGAGTACGACGCCGAGGGCACCCCTGTGGGCGTGTTCACCGGCTCCGGCCAGGGCGTCCGCATCACCACGGACGCGGGCCGCATCACGGCGTACCACCTGACCGCGACCGGCGAGGAACTGAAACGCTTCGCCTACACGGACGGCAACCTCACCGAGGTCTACAACTCCTCCGGCCTGCCCCTCCGCTTCACCTACGACGACCGAGGCCGGGTCACGTCCTGGACGGACACGAACGACCGCAGCTACAGCTACGAGTACGACGACCAGGACCGCTGTATCGCGCAGGGCGGCACAGCAGGCCATATGACGCACCGCTTCTCTTACGGGGAACGGGACCCTGAAACCGGCCTGCGGACCACGACCGCGACGACGGCCGAGGGACACGTCACTCGTTACCTGGTCAACGGCACCTGGCAGGTGGTCGCGGAGACGGACGCCCTGGGCGCGACGACCCGCTACGTCCGCGACCGTCACCACCGCCTGCTCTCCACGACGAACCCGCTGGGCCACACGATCACCTTCGAGTACGACGAGGCGGGCAACCTCACCCGCCTGGTCCGCCCGGACGGCCGCGAGGCCCGGGCGGAGTACAACTCCCTGGGCCTGCCGGTGAAGGTGGTGAACCCGGACGGCACGGTGATCCGCCAGACGTACGACGAGCGGGGCAACCGCACCTCGGTGACGGACCCGGCGGGCCAGACGACCCGGTTCACGTACGACGAGGCCGGACACCTGACATCGATCACGGACCCGCTGGGCCACACGACCACGGTGGTCTGCGACCGCGCGGGCCTGCCCGTGCAGGTGACGGACCCGCTGGGCGCGGTGACCCGCTACGAACGAGACGCCCTCGGCCGCCCGACCACGATCACCGACCCCACCGGCGCGACAACCCGCCTGGAATGGTCACTCGAGGGCCACCTGACCCGCCGCACGGCCCCCGATGGCACGACGGAGACGTGGACGTACGACGGCGAGGGCAACTGCACCAGCCACACGGATGCTTTGGGCGGCGTCTCGTACTTCGAGTACACCCACTTCGACCTGCTGACGGCCCGCACGGGCCCGGACGGCGTCCGCTACGAGTTCGCCCACGACGCGGAGCTGCGTCTGACGAAGGTCACCAACCCGCAGGGTCTGACGTGGGAGTACACGTACGACCCGGCCGGCCGCCTGCTGTCCGAGAAGGACTTCGACGACCGCACACTGACGTACGAGTACGACGCCGCGGGTCGCCTGCTCTCCCGCCGCAACGCCCTCGGCCAGGTCACGTCCTTCGAACGCAACGAACTGGGCCAGGTGCTCCGCAAGGACGCGGCAGGCCAGGTGACGACCTACGCCTACGACTTCACGGACCAACTGGCCCAGGCTGTCGGCCCGGACGGCACGACCCTGACCCTGCTGCGCGACCGCCACGGCCGCCTGGTCTCGGAGACGGTCAATGACCGCACGGTGAGGTACACGTACGACCCCCTGGGCCGCCGCACGGGCCGCACGACGCCAACAGGCGCGGTCTCCACTTGGTCGTACGACGCGGCAGGTCACCGTACGAACATGGTGGCGTCCGGCCGGGCGATCGACTTCACGTACGACGAAGCGGGTCGCGAACTGGCGCGCCGCGTCGGCACAACGATCACTCTCGAGCACACCTTCGACACGCTGGGCCGCCTGACAGGCCAGTCGGTGACCGGCGCCGAGGGCGGTCTGATCCAGCACCGGTCGTACTCCTACCGGGCCGACGGCAACGTGATCGGTATCGCCGACCACTTGAACGGCGAGCGCCGCTTCGACCTGGACGCGACGGGCCGGGTGACGGCAGTGCACGCGGCAGGCTGGACGGAACGCTACGCGTACGACGAGGCAGGCAACCAGACCCAGGCGTCCTGGCCGTCGGACCACCCGGGCGCCGAGGCAACCGGCCCCCGCTCCTATGCGGGCACCCGCATCACCCGAGCCGGCAACGTCCGCTACGAACACGACGCACTCGGCCGCATCACCCTCCGCCAGAAAACCCGCCTCTCCCGCAAGCCGGACACCTGGCGCTACGAATGGGACGCCGAGGACCGCCTCACCTCGGTCGTGACCCCGGACGGCACCCGCTGGCGCTACACCTACGACCCCCTGGGCCGCCGCACCGCCAAACTCCGCATGGCGGCCGACGGCGAAACGGTCGTAGAGAGGGTGGACTTCACCTGGGACGGCACCACCCTCTGCGAACAGACCACAACCTCTTCCGACCTCCCCCACCCGGTCACCCTCACCTGGGACCACCAAGGCCTGCGCCCCCTGACCCAAACGGAACGCATCACCGCGGCCGACGCACCCCAGGAGGAGATCGATTCCCGCTTCTTCGCCATAGTCACCGACCTGGTCGGCACCCCGAACGAACTCATAGACGAACAGGGCGACATAGCCTGGCGCACCAGAAGCACCCTGTGGGGAACGACGGCGTGGTCGACGAACAGCACGACGTACACCCCTCTACGCTTCCCGGGCCAGTACTACGACCCCGAAACCGGCCTCCATTACAACTACTTTCGCCACTACGACCCGGAAACGGCCCATTATCTGATCCTTGATCCACTTGGTCTCACACCGGCCCCCAATCCCGCTGCATACGTCCATAATCCCCACACATGGACCGACGTGCTCGGCCTGGCTCCGGACTGCGATCAAAGGCCTGTCTGGGAGGACGTGAAACCTACCCAGTCGAACTACCCAGGGACCGATATTCCGAAGTCTTTCGAGATGCAGGCCGGGGATCAACGTGTATGGGTGCACCCCAACGCGACGAAACATCTGAACGAGTACGCCCAAGGAAGGATTGCCGAACTAGCAACCCGCGATAAAATTGGCCTCATCAACCAAGTGCAGATCAAGAGTCTCCAACAAGCGGTGGTTGCCGCCACGAAGGACGGCATTCCGTTGGGGAAGATGGTGGAGGCAGGCGGCTGGGAACTGAAGTTCAGCAAGCGGCCGGAGGACCCGCTCCCGGCGCTGGTGCACGCTCTTTACAAAGGATGAAGGGAAACCAAATGCTCAAGGCTGTTGACGTGCTGACGTGCACTACGGTC
This genomic interval from Streptomyces sp. NBC_00557 contains the following:
- a CDS encoding putative T7SS-secreted protein; its protein translation is MGLGDLTNSLLGEGEHLWDEGKKKVGEGVDYATNKLGEALDYVGAHDWAHDVEHWGDGIASDLGATPGEQQLGQSDDPTDLVHGDPAKIHESVKHLRDFHAAFDKVSQGMRKVDSSGWKGQAGDAFRKKFGVHPAKWAQAAESCDAAAGALESYAGTVKWAQSEAKEAIALYDKGVKASKAAADAYNKKVDAYNAKVKANQDPGPKPEPFHDPGKADIQAAAHKLAAARKQRNTAASEAQAKVKAAVAHAPAEPPPLKRLGNDLLDGYQAVNTELAHVGGGILKGTAGLLNFARGLNPMDPYNLTHPAAYMQNVSMTLSGLVSSSAHPERTLKNMWTEFRKDPSEFGGRLIPQFLGTDGLGVEAGLARDAAEAGLAREAAEGVAGREGAESAAGKTPRETVHEDPPQHSHDESSTKKCGDPVNVATGKMYLPQTDVTLPGTLPLLLTRRVESGYRLGRWFGPSWSSTLDQRLEIDAEGVVYVTEDGLLLSYPHPAPGVPTVASHGPRLPLDRVDGGYTITDPHTGQVRHFADRSDSLAVLEQIDDRNGNWISFEYDAEGTPVGVFTGSGQGVRITTDAGRITAYHLTATGEELKRFAYTDGNLTEVYNSSGLPLRFTYDDRGRVTSWTDTNDRSYSYEYDDQDRCIAQGGTAGHMTHRFSYGERDPETGLRTTTATTAEGHVTRYLVNGTWQVVAETDALGATTRYVRDRHHRLLSTTNPLGHTITFEYDEAGNLTRLVRPDGREARAEYNSLGLPVKVVNPDGTVIRQTYDERGNRTSVTDPAGQTTRFTYDEAGHLTSITDPLGHTTTVVCDRAGLPVQVTDPLGAVTRYERDALGRPTTITDPTGATTRLEWSLEGHLTRRTAPDGTTETWTYDGEGNCTSHTDALGGVSYFEYTHFDLLTARTGPDGVRYEFAHDAELRLTKVTNPQGLTWEYTYDPAGRLLSEKDFDDRTLTYEYDAAGRLLSRRNALGQVTSFERNELGQVLRKDAAGQVTTYAYDFTDQLAQAVGPDGTTLTLLRDRHGRLVSETVNDRTVRYTYDPLGRRTGRTTPTGAVSTWSYDAAGHRTNMVASGRAIDFTYDEAGRELARRVGTTITLEHTFDTLGRLTGQSVTGAEGGLIQHRSYSYRADGNVIGIADHLNGERRFDLDATGRVTAVHAAGWTERYAYDEAGNQTQASWPSDHPGAEATGPRSYAGTRITRAGNVRYEHDALGRITLRQKTRLSRKPDTWRYEWDAEDRLTSVVTPDGTRWRYTYDPLGRRTAKLRMAADGETVVERVDFTWDGTTLCEQTTTSSDLPHPVTLTWDHQGLRPLTQTERITAADAPQEEIDSRFFAIVTDLVGTPNELIDEQGDIAWRTRSTLWGTTAWSTNSTTYTPLRFPGQYYDPETGLHYNYFRHYDPETAHYLILDPLGLTPAPNPAAYVHNPHTWTDVLGLAPDCDQRPVWEDVKPTQSNYPGTDIPKSFEMQAGDQRVWVHPNATKHLNEYAQGRIAELATRDKIGLINQVQIKSLQQAVVAATKDGIPLGKMVEAGGWELKFSKRPEDPLPALVHALYKG